The following are encoded in a window of Rhizobium sp. 11515TR genomic DNA:
- a CDS encoding lipid A biosynthesis lauroyl acyltransferase produces the protein MKLFITRIVLTLRNFRQWLVAQVIFGFLNFLKLFPADAGINFADRLTRKIGPRMRRHQLMLTNLRNAFPEKSETEIEEIARASWGNMGRLAAEYVFLDRLFDFDPHSDTPGRIEVSGIPIFLDLRDNPRPFVVFTGHTGNFELLPVAGAAFGLTVTVLFRPPNNPYVARKVFDFRAKRMGNLVPSHAGSSFSLARELEAGRGVGVLVDQKFRKGLKTLFFGREVKTNPLLPKLVRQFNCEVYPARCIRLPDNRYRLEIEPKLEMPRNEAGGLDLTATAQMLNDKVESWVRENPEQWLWYHDRWNIKKSVF, from the coding sequence GTGAAGCTCTTCATCACCCGGATCGTCCTTACGCTCAGAAATTTCCGGCAGTGGCTGGTGGCGCAGGTCATTTTCGGATTCCTCAATTTCCTGAAGCTGTTTCCCGCGGATGCAGGCATCAATTTCGCCGACCGGCTGACGCGCAAGATCGGTCCACGCATGCGCCGGCATCAGCTGATGCTGACCAATCTACGCAATGCCTTTCCGGAAAAGAGCGAGACCGAAATCGAGGAGATCGCGCGCGCAAGCTGGGGGAATATGGGCCGCCTGGCAGCCGAATACGTCTTCCTCGACCGGCTTTTCGACTTCGATCCCCATAGCGATACGCCCGGCCGCATCGAAGTTTCAGGTATTCCGATCTTTCTCGACCTCCGAGACAACCCGCGGCCGTTTGTCGTCTTTACCGGCCATACCGGCAATTTTGAGTTGCTGCCGGTCGCGGGGGCGGCCTTTGGCCTGACCGTGACCGTACTCTTCCGGCCGCCGAACAATCCCTATGTCGCTCGGAAGGTTTTCGACTTCCGGGCTAAACGTATGGGCAACCTCGTACCTTCCCATGCCGGCTCCTCGTTCAGCCTTGCTCGGGAGCTGGAAGCGGGTCGCGGCGTCGGCGTGCTGGTCGACCAGAAGTTCCGCAAGGGTTTGAAAACGTTGTTCTTCGGCAGGGAGGTAAAGACGAATCCACTGCTGCCGAAGCTGGTGCGCCAGTTCAATTGTGAAGTCTATCCGGCCCGCTGCATCCGCCTGCCCGATAATCGCTACCGGCTGGAGATCGAGCCGAAGCTCGAGATGCCGCGCAACGAAGCCGGCGGTCTCGATCTGACCGCAACAGCGCAGATGCTGAACGACAAGGTTGAGAGCTGGGTGCGGGAAAACCCTGAGCAATGGCTCTGGTATCATGATCGCTGGAATATCAAGAAGAGCGTTTTCTAG
- the cbiB gene encoding adenosylcobinamide-phosphate synthase CbiB, giving the protein MTADEHLLILVLALLLDRFVGDPDWLWQRFPHPVVLFGKAISSFDRRFNAKHLPGVLRRRNGLMSIVALLMGAVIAGWAIHGFLAFFGWLGILVEAGLVAVFMAQKSLADHVEQVSRALRADGLEGGRLAVSRIVGRDPETLDEPGICRAAIESLAENFSDGVVAPALWYGVFGLPGLFFYKMLNTADSMIGHKSEAYVDFGRAAARLDDIANWPAARLSILLIAAGALVKRGISALGNAIRIAVRDGGLHRSPNSGRPEAAMAGALDIQLAGPRIYGGELVREPMINGSGRDTATVNDIEAGISIFYSACTMLTLLAFLGFLLLL; this is encoded by the coding sequence ATGACCGCCGACGAACATTTGCTCATTCTGGTCCTTGCCTTACTGCTTGACCGCTTTGTCGGTGATCCCGATTGGCTTTGGCAGCGCTTTCCGCATCCGGTCGTACTGTTCGGCAAGGCGATTTCATCCTTTGATCGCCGTTTCAACGCAAAACACTTGCCGGGTGTTCTTCGCCGCCGCAACGGACTGATGTCGATCGTCGCGCTGCTCATGGGAGCCGTGATCGCCGGCTGGGCCATTCACGGATTTCTCGCCTTCTTCGGCTGGCTCGGCATCTTGGTCGAGGCGGGGCTTGTGGCGGTTTTCATGGCGCAGAAGAGCCTGGCCGATCATGTCGAGCAAGTTTCCCGGGCATTGCGTGCCGATGGTCTGGAAGGTGGGCGTCTCGCCGTGTCGCGCATCGTCGGCCGGGATCCCGAGACGCTGGATGAGCCGGGTATCTGCCGTGCGGCCATCGAAAGCCTTGCCGAGAATTTTTCCGACGGTGTCGTCGCACCGGCGCTGTGGTACGGCGTTTTCGGCTTGCCGGGCCTCTTCTTCTACAAGATGCTCAACACTGCCGATTCGATGATCGGCCACAAATCCGAGGCCTATGTCGATTTCGGCCGCGCTGCGGCGCGCCTCGACGATATCGCCAACTGGCCGGCCGCGCGCCTGTCCATCCTGTTGATTGCTGCCGGTGCTCTGGTGAAGCGCGGAATCTCCGCGCTTGGAAATGCGATCCGCATCGCCGTCCGCGATGGCGGGCTGCACCGTTCGCCCAACTCCGGCCGGCCCGAGGCGGCTATGGCCGGCGCGCTCGACATCCAGCTCGCAGGTCCACGAATCTATGGCGGTGAGCTCGTGCGCGAGCCGATGATCAACGGCTCCGGCCGCGACACTGCTACGGTCAACGACATCGAAGCCGGCATTTCCATATTCTATTCCGCCTGCACGATGCTGACGCTTCTCGCTTTCCTGGGTTTCCTGCTGCTCTTGTGA
- the cobA gene encoding uroporphyrinogen-III C-methyltransferase, with protein sequence MNDTAFSNLPALEPGSVWLVGAGPGDPGLLTLLAAKGLAEADIIVHDALVNEDCLKLARSGAVLEYAGKRGGKPSAKQRDISLRLVELARAGKRVLRLKGGDPFVFGRGGEEALTLVQHGIPFRIVPGITAGIGGLAYAGIPVTHRDVNHAVTFLTGHDSSGVVPDAINWEAVGRGSPVIVMYMAMKHIAQISANLIAAGRSADEPVAFVCNAATSSQQVLETTLGRAPVDVEASGLEPPAIVVVGEVVKLRPSLDWLGALSGRILLPATESPGESGRKVSA encoded by the coding sequence ATGAACGATACCGCCTTTTCCAATCTGCCGGCCCTGGAGCCGGGGTCCGTCTGGCTCGTCGGTGCCGGGCCGGGCGATCCGGGGCTTTTGACCCTGCTGGCTGCCAAGGGATTGGCCGAGGCTGACATCATCGTGCATGATGCGCTCGTCAACGAAGATTGCCTCAAACTCGCCCGATCGGGCGCGGTGCTGGAATATGCCGGCAAGCGTGGAGGCAAGCCTTCCGCCAAGCAACGGGACATCTCGCTGCGCCTCGTGGAACTGGCGCGGGCCGGCAAGCGCGTCCTGCGTTTGAAAGGGGGCGATCCCTTTGTTTTCGGGCGCGGCGGCGAGGAAGCGCTGACGCTTGTCCAGCACGGCATTCCCTTCCGTATCGTGCCCGGCATTACGGCTGGGATCGGCGGTTTGGCCTATGCCGGCATTCCCGTCACCCATCGCGACGTCAATCACGCCGTCACCTTCCTCACCGGCCATGATTCGTCCGGTGTTGTGCCAGATGCCATCAATTGGGAGGCCGTCGGCAGGGGATCGCCCGTCATCGTCATGTATATGGCGATGAAGCACATCGCCCAGATCAGCGCCAATCTCATTGCCGCCGGCCGTTCGGCGGACGAACCCGTTGCCTTCGTCTGCAATGCGGCGACATCCTCTCAACAAGTTCTGGAGACGACGCTCGGGCGCGCGCCTGTTGATGTCGAAGCTTCCGGTCTCGAGCCGCCGGCTATCGTCGTCGTCGGCGAGGTGGTGAAATTGCGGCCGTCGCTCGATTGGCTGGGCGCGCTTTCCGGCCGCATATTGCTGCCGGCGACTGAAAGCCCGGGGGAAAGCGGACGCAAGGTGTCGGCATGA
- a CDS encoding L,D-transpeptidase, with translation MRRIAFAVTACLCMQFHTVSAHAGTVLAVVDLRSQTMTVSEDGALKYRWRVSTARRGYVTPTGSYTAKWLSRDHRSKKYDDAPMPYAVFFNGGYAIHGTYEVRRLGRPASHGCVRLDTRNAATFFAMAADAGLHNTRIVISE, from the coding sequence ATGAGGCGTATCGCGTTCGCAGTAACGGCATGCCTGTGCATGCAATTCCACACCGTTTCGGCCCATGCCGGGACTGTTCTTGCAGTCGTCGATCTTCGATCGCAAACAATGACCGTTTCGGAGGATGGAGCTCTGAAGTATCGCTGGCGAGTGTCGACGGCGCGCAGGGGGTATGTGACGCCGACCGGCTCCTACACGGCCAAATGGCTGTCCAGGGATCACCGCTCGAAGAAATATGACGATGCGCCGATGCCTTACGCCGTATTCTTCAACGGCGGCTATGCCATTCACGGCACCTATGAAGTACGGCGGCTCGGCCGGCCGGCATCGCATGGCTGCGTGCGGCTCGATACCCGCAATGCCGCCACCTTCTTTGCGATGGCGGCCGACGCCGGGCTTCACAATACGCGCATCGTGATCAGCGAGTGA
- a CDS encoding cobyrinate a,c-diamide synthase, which produces MSGLMIAAPSSGSGKTTFTLGLLRALRNRNVAVASGKAGPDYIDPAFHAAAVGSPCLNFDPWAMRAELISANAALHRAGGRMLVIEGMMGLFDGAVDGTGTPADLAALLGLSVVLVVDCSRMSQSVAAVVSGFANFRADIRIAGVVLNRVASDRHERMLRQALDAVRMPVVAVIRSDASLALPERHLGLVQAGEHGALEQFIEAAAEVVSKACDFDLLLRAAHQHLVRTSAANIARLMPFGQRIAVARDVAFAFCYEHMLLGWKRRGAEISFFSPLADEAPSADADAVYLPGGYPELHAHKLAAASQFRAGAKAAAARGVRIYGECGGYMVLGEGLFDAAGARHEMLGLLPVVTSYEKRQRHLGYRHVVPLAGSFFDKPMTAHEFHYSTIVSEGEADRLFAVKDALNNDLGAAGLQRGNVAGSYMHLIDLAGDAA; this is translated from the coding sequence ATGAGCGGCCTTATGATCGCGGCACCTTCATCAGGCTCCGGCAAGACCACATTTACACTCGGTCTGCTGCGGGCACTGCGAAACAGGAACGTTGCGGTCGCATCCGGCAAGGCCGGGCCGGATTATATCGATCCCGCATTTCACGCCGCGGCGGTCGGATCACCCTGCCTCAATTTCGATCCCTGGGCCATGCGCGCCGAACTCATTTCCGCGAATGCTGCACTTCATCGCGCCGGCGGCCGGATGCTCGTGATCGAAGGGATGATGGGGCTCTTCGACGGTGCTGTCGATGGCACGGGCACGCCCGCCGATCTCGCCGCCTTGCTCGGCCTTTCCGTCGTGCTCGTCGTCGATTGCTCGCGCATGTCACAGTCGGTTGCAGCCGTCGTCAGCGGCTTTGCCAATTTTCGAGCCGATATCCGGATCGCCGGTGTCGTTCTCAATCGTGTTGCCAGCGACAGGCATGAGAGAATGCTGCGCCAGGCGTTGGACGCCGTGCGCATGCCTGTTGTCGCGGTTATCCGCAGTGATGCCAGCTTGGCATTGCCGGAGAGGCATCTCGGTCTTGTGCAGGCGGGGGAGCACGGTGCACTGGAGCAGTTTATCGAGGCGGCTGCCGAGGTCGTATCGAAAGCCTGCGATTTCGATCTGCTCTTGCGCGCAGCACACCAGCATCTCGTTCGCACGTCAGCGGCCAATATCGCGCGGCTTATGCCGTTCGGCCAGCGCATTGCCGTGGCGCGGGATGTCGCCTTCGCCTTCTGCTACGAACACATGCTGCTTGGCTGGAAGCGTCGTGGCGCTGAAATATCCTTCTTTTCTCCGCTCGCGGACGAAGCCCCTTCGGCCGATGCCGATGCCGTCTATCTGCCGGGCGGCTATCCGGAATTGCACGCCCATAAACTTGCCGCCGCGTCGCAATTCAGGGCTGGCGCGAAGGCGGCTGCGGCGCGCGGGGTGCGCATCTATGGCGAGTGCGGCGGCTATATGGTGCTCGGCGAGGGGCTTTTCGATGCGGCAGGTGCGCGCCATGAAATGCTGGGCCTCTTGCCCGTCGTTACCAGTTACGAGAAACGACAGCGCCATCTTGGCTATCGGCATGTGGTGCCGCTTGCCGGCTCGTTCTTCGACAAGCCGATGACGGCGCATGAGTTTCATTATTCGACCATCGTATCGGAGGGTGAGGCGGACCGTCTGTTTGCGGTGAAGGATGCGCTCAACAACGATCTCGGTGCTGCCGGCTTACAGCGTGGCAATGTTGCCGGCTCCTACATGCATTTGATCGATCTCGCCGGTGACGCCGCATGA
- the cobD gene encoding threonine-phosphate decarboxylase CobD — translation MTSRIIHGGGITAAARQYGGRPEEWLDLSTGINPNPVTLPEIPVAAWHRLPDQHLQERAREAARVYYRSGNILPLPVPGTQSVIQLLPRLVTGGSVAILSPTYGEYARAFALAGLQVRQVSTIAELTADDRLVVAVNPNNPDGRKLPIEQLRDLHDRLRSQGGILLVDEAFGDMEPAASVAPFAASIPNLIIFRSFGKFFGLAGLRLGFVIAETAILTRFEDWLGPWAVSGPALSIAASLMESDTSVIRNRILQRHSALEAVLRRSKLHVAGSTALFALVADDRAEGIYTHLCRHHILVRKFDYARNWLRFGLAPDEEADQRLAGALEDYST, via the coding sequence ATGACCAGCAGGATCATCCATGGAGGCGGCATCACGGCTGCGGCACGCCAATATGGCGGGCGTCCGGAGGAATGGCTGGATCTGTCGACCGGCATCAATCCCAATCCGGTAACATTGCCGGAAATCCCCGTTGCGGCATGGCACCGGTTGCCTGACCAGCATTTGCAGGAGCGGGCGCGGGAAGCGGCAAGGGTCTATTATCGCAGCGGCAATATTCTGCCGTTGCCGGTTCCGGGCACCCAGTCCGTCATTCAACTGCTTCCAAGGCTTGTGACCGGCGGCAGCGTCGCGATCCTCTCACCGACCTATGGCGAATATGCAAGGGCTTTTGCGCTGGCGGGTCTGCAGGTCCGCCAGGTTTCGACGATTGCCGAACTCACCGCCGACGACAGGCTGGTCGTTGCCGTCAATCCCAACAATCCCGACGGCCGGAAGTTGCCCATCGAGCAGTTGCGGGATTTGCACGACAGGCTACGGAGCCAAGGCGGGATCCTTCTTGTCGACGAGGCCTTCGGCGATATGGAGCCGGCGGCGAGCGTGGCGCCTTTTGCCGCCTCGATACCGAATCTTATCATCTTCCGTTCTTTCGGAAAGTTTTTCGGCCTAGCCGGCCTTCGGCTCGGGTTCGTGATTGCCGAGACCGCGATCCTAACCCGTTTCGAGGATTGGCTAGGCCCCTGGGCGGTTTCCGGACCGGCCCTTTCGATTGCAGCCTCCCTGATGGAAAGCGATACGAGCGTCATCCGAAACCGCATTCTTCAGCGGCATTCGGCGCTGGAAGCGGTTCTGCGACGTTCGAAGCTGCATGTAGCGGGAAGCACGGCCTTGTTTGCACTGGTTGCAGACGACCGCGCCGAGGGCATATATACGCATCTCTGCCGTCATCATATTCTCGTCCGCAAGTTCGATTATGCACGCAATTGGCTGCGCTTCGGGCTTGCTCCGGATGAGGAAGCCGATCAAAGACTCGCCGGGGCACTAGAGGACTATTCGACATGA
- a CDS encoding beta-ketoacyl-ACP synthase: MTAYKDHLGRPIVAVTGMGIITSLGQGLQDNWNALSSGISGIHGITRFPTDGLSTRIAGTVDFIDIPAPNAVERSYAFARETTIEALAQAGISGDFDAPLFLAAPPIEPEWSARFELADRSPPADHEGDAYERFLAAMRQRPDPAFHEAALFGAISERLADRFGTRGLPVTLSTACASGVTAIQLGIEAIRQGRTTRALTVATDGSLSAEALIRFSLLSALSTQNDPPTKASKPFSKDRDGFVIAEGAATLVLESLEAAVARGAKILGIMKGAGDKADSFHRTRSSPDGGPAIATIRAALADAGMAETDIGYINAHGTSTPENDKMEYGAMSAVFGERLPTIPVSSNKSMIGHTLTAAGAVEAVFSLQTMLTGTLPPTINYNNPDPSIILDVVPNKKREKQVSAVLSNSFGFGGQNASLVMALEPA, from the coding sequence ATGACCGCTTACAAGGATCATCTCGGACGCCCGATCGTTGCCGTTACCGGCATGGGGATCATCACGTCGCTGGGGCAGGGCCTGCAGGACAATTGGAATGCATTGTCGTCTGGCATTTCCGGCATTCACGGCATTACCCGCTTCCCGACGGACGGCCTTTCGACGCGCATCGCCGGCACCGTGGATTTCATCGATATTCCCGCTCCGAACGCCGTCGAGCGCTCCTATGCTTTCGCCCGCGAAACAACCATTGAAGCTCTGGCTCAAGCCGGGATTTCTGGCGATTTCGACGCGCCACTGTTCCTGGCTGCGCCGCCGATCGAACCCGAATGGAGCGCCCGCTTCGAACTGGCCGACCGCTCTCCTCCGGCAGATCACGAGGGCGATGCCTATGAACGCTTCCTCGCCGCCATGCGCCAGCGCCCGGATCCGGCCTTCCATGAAGCGGCTCTTTTCGGCGCCATTTCCGAGCGCCTTGCCGACCGTTTTGGCACGCGCGGGTTGCCGGTAACGCTCTCGACCGCCTGTGCATCAGGTGTGACGGCCATTCAACTCGGCATCGAGGCGATCCGACAGGGACGCACCACGCGAGCACTGACTGTTGCGACTGACGGTTCGCTCAGCGCCGAAGCGCTGATCCGCTTCTCGCTGTTGTCGGCGCTGTCGACACAGAACGATCCGCCGACGAAAGCGTCCAAGCCGTTCAGCAAAGATCGTGACGGCTTCGTCATCGCCGAAGGAGCGGCGACGCTGGTGCTGGAATCGCTTGAGGCGGCGGTTGCGCGTGGCGCCAAGATCCTCGGCATCATGAAGGGTGCCGGCGACAAGGCCGATTCCTTCCATCGCACGCGGTCCTCGCCGGATGGCGGCCCGGCGATCGCGACGATTCGCGCAGCGCTTGCCGATGCCGGCATGGCAGAGACCGATATCGGCTATATCAACGCTCACGGCACCTCGACGCCGGAGAACGACAAGATGGAATATGGAGCCATGTCGGCCGTCTTCGGCGAGCGGCTTCCGACCATTCCGGTTTCCTCGAACAAGTCGATGATCGGCCATACGCTGACGGCTGCGGGTGCGGTCGAGGCGGTGTTCTCGCTGCAGACCATGCTGACTGGCACGCTACCGCCGACCATCAACTACAACAATCCCGATCCGTCGATCATCCTCGACGTGGTGCCGAACAAGAAGCGTGAAAAGCAGGTGAGTGCCGTTCTTTCGAACTCTTTCGGGTTCGGCGGTCAGAATGCCAGCCTTGTCATGGCGCTTGAACCGGCTTAA
- a CDS encoding acyl carrier protein, which yields MTATFDKVADIIAETSEIDRDTITPDSHTIDDLGIDSLDFLDIVFAIDKEFGIKIPLEQWTQEVNEGKVSTEEYFVLKNLCAKIDELRAAKG from the coding sequence GTGACTGCTACATTTGACAAAGTTGCCGACATCATCGCTGAAACCAGCGAAATCGACCGTGACACCATCACCCCGGATAGCCACACGATCGACGACCTCGGCATCGACAGCCTGGACTTCCTGGATATCGTTTTCGCGATCGACAAGGAATTCGGCATCAAGATCCCGCTCGAGCAGTGGACGCAGGAAGTCAACGAAGGCAAGGTCTCGACCGAAGAGTACTTCGTGCTGAAGAATCTCTGTGCAAAGATCGATGAATTGCGCGCCGCCAAGGGCTGA
- a CDS encoding 3-hydroxyacyl-ACP dehydratase FabZ family protein, whose protein sequence is MLLEYFQMIDRVESVDLSKGQLKAHSVVPAKSPVFEGHFPGMPLVPGVLLIETMAQASGMLVLAATNFAYMPFLMSVDGAKMRTFVEPEAELDIEADLEHEGSGFAVTKARITIAGKKVCDAQLKLRTMPFNEVPLGDIVRKRAGEVGLLDAIAANG, encoded by the coding sequence ATGCTGCTGGAATATTTCCAGATGATCGACAGGGTCGAGTCTGTCGATCTGTCCAAGGGCCAGTTGAAGGCTCATTCCGTCGTTCCGGCGAAAAGCCCTGTTTTCGAAGGTCATTTCCCGGGCATGCCGCTGGTGCCCGGCGTTCTTCTTATCGAAACGATGGCGCAGGCCTCGGGCATGCTGGTGCTTGCTGCGACGAATTTTGCCTATATGCCGTTCCTGATGTCGGTCGATGGCGCGAAGATGCGAACCTTCGTTGAGCCGGAAGCCGAACTCGATATCGAAGCGGATCTGGAACACGAGGGTTCGGGCTTCGCCGTCACCAAGGCGCGCATTACCATTGCCGGAAAGAAGGTTTGCGATGCGCAGTTGAAGCTGCGCACCATGCCGTTTAATGAGGTGCCGCTCGGCGATATCGTGCGCAAGCGGGCAGGCGAGGTCGGGCTTCTCGACGCCATCGCCGCCAACGGTTGA
- a CDS encoding beta-ketoacyl-ACP synthase yields MSKAQNDVVITGIGIVTCQGVGKDAHVALLTADKAPPVIVETEKFKPYPVHPLPDIDWSQQIPKRGDQRQMENWQRIGVFTAGLALDDAGFKDDLEACGTMDMIVAAGGGERDTNVDTLIVNEGLKRNDRELLLNEKLTTELRPTLFLAQLSNLLAGNISIVHKVTGSSRTFMGEEASGISAVETAFHRIKSGESSHALVGGAFSAERLDMILLIESINAHATGDWHPIWSRKPEDGGGMIMGSLSAFLVLESRAHAEGRGAHIYATIDAVEGDRGRRDEGKFETRLERMLAPAKQTPGDATVVFSGTTAIPDLAQREKAVLDAQLPGSAIRAYSGVSGHGLESQFPLGLAFAALAVANQAKVPPFDAAHEKPMTAGARKAVVTTVGHVRGEGIAVLSAEA; encoded by the coding sequence ATGAGCAAGGCTCAGAATGATGTGGTGATCACGGGTATCGGCATCGTTACCTGCCAGGGTGTGGGCAAGGATGCGCATGTGGCCTTGCTGACCGCGGACAAGGCGCCGCCGGTCATCGTCGAAACCGAGAAGTTCAAGCCCTATCCCGTGCATCCGCTGCCTGACATCGACTGGTCGCAGCAAATCCCGAAACGCGGTGATCAGCGCCAGATGGAAAACTGGCAGCGCATCGGCGTGTTCACCGCCGGCCTGGCGCTCGACGATGCCGGCTTCAAGGACGATCTCGAAGCCTGCGGCACCATGGACATGATCGTCGCTGCGGGCGGCGGCGAACGCGATACCAATGTTGATACGCTGATCGTCAACGAAGGACTGAAGCGCAACGATCGTGAACTGCTGCTGAATGAGAAGCTGACGACCGAATTGCGGCCGACGCTGTTCCTCGCGCAGCTTTCGAACCTGCTCGCCGGCAATATCTCGATCGTGCACAAGGTTACGGGTTCGTCGCGTACATTCATGGGTGAGGAGGCTTCCGGCATTTCGGCAGTGGAGACCGCTTTTCATCGCATCAAATCGGGCGAATCGAGCCATGCTCTGGTGGGCGGCGCATTTTCAGCGGAACGGCTCGACATGATCCTGCTGATCGAATCGATCAACGCGCATGCCACGGGTGACTGGCATCCCATCTGGTCGCGCAAGCCGGAAGATGGCGGCGGTATGATCATGGGATCGCTCAGTGCCTTCCTTGTTCTTGAATCGCGTGCGCATGCCGAGGGTCGCGGCGCCCATATCTATGCGACCATCGATGCCGTCGAGGGTGATCGCGGCCGGCGCGACGAGGGCAAATTCGAGACACGGCTGGAGCGCATGCTCGCGCCAGCCAAGCAGACACCCGGCGATGCGACCGTCGTCTTTTCCGGCACGACGGCGATCCCCGATCTCGCCCAGCGCGAAAAAGCGGTACTCGATGCGCAGCTGCCGGGCTCGGCCATTCGCGCCTATTCCGGCGTTTCTGGCCACGGGCTCGAAAGCCAATTCCCGCTCGGACTCGCCTTTGCGGCATTGGCCGTCGCCAACCAGGCCAAGGTGCCGCCATTCGATGCTGCGCATGAAAAGCCGATGACGGCGGGTGCCCGCAAGGCCGTGGTCACGACCGTCGGCCATGTGCGAGGCGAAGGCATTGCCGTATTGTCAGCTGAAGCGTGA
- a CDS encoding zinc-binding dehydrogenase, translated as MRALQLIDDRKLEITDLPEPEAPGAGEVTLRVKAVALNHIDVWGWRGMAFAKRKMPLVIGAEAAGVVEAIGPGVANVLPGQLVSIYGARTCGLCRHCREGRDNLCEHVGGVHGFHLDGFAQEKVNLPARLLVPAPPGVDAVGAALAPVTFGTVEHMLFDNAKLEPGETILVHAGGSGIGTAAIQLAKKIGCTVITTVGSDDKIEKAKALGADHVINYRTDRFEGVVRKLTKKKGVDVVFEHVGKDTWAGSMLCMKRGGRLVTCGSTSGVSTEMNLMMLFQQQLKLLGSFGCRMENMANAMQKMARGLVHPVIDTEVGFNDIDRALERMESRQIFGKIILKMD; from the coding sequence ATGCGTGCTTTGCAACTGATCGACGACCGCAAACTTGAGATCACCGATCTGCCGGAGCCGGAGGCGCCGGGCGCGGGTGAGGTGACCTTGCGCGTCAAGGCCGTCGCCCTCAATCATATCGATGTGTGGGGCTGGCGCGGTATGGCCTTTGCCAAGCGCAAGATGCCGCTGGTCATCGGTGCGGAGGCTGCCGGCGTGGTTGAGGCGATCGGGCCGGGCGTTGCCAATGTATTGCCGGGTCAGCTCGTATCGATCTATGGCGCGCGTACCTGCGGTCTTTGCCGCCATTGCCGCGAAGGACGCGACAATCTGTGCGAACATGTCGGCGGCGTGCATGGTTTCCATCTCGATGGTTTCGCGCAGGAGAAGGTCAATCTTCCGGCTCGTCTGCTCGTTCCGGCGCCTCCTGGCGTTGATGCGGTGGGCGCAGCGCTTGCTCCGGTGACTTTCGGTACTGTCGAGCACATGCTGTTCGACAATGCCAAGCTGGAACCGGGCGAAACGATCTTGGTGCATGCCGGCGGCTCGGGCATCGGCACGGCGGCCATACAGCTTGCCAAGAAGATCGGCTGCACGGTCATCACGACGGTCGGTTCCGATGACAAGATCGAGAAGGCCAAAGCGCTCGGCGCCGATCACGTCATCAATTATCGCACCGACCGCTTCGAGGGCGTTGTACGCAAACTGACGAAGAAAAAAGGTGTCGACGTGGTCTTCGAACATGTCGGCAAGGACACCTGGGCCGGCTCCATGCTCTGCATGAAGCGCGGCGGACGTCTCGTCACCTGCGGCTCAACCTCGGGCGTTTCGACCGAAATGAACCTGATGATGCTGTTCCAGCAGCAGCTGAAGCTGCTTGGCTCCTTCGGCTGCCGCATGGAGAACATGGCCAATGCGATGCAGAAGATGGCACGCGGTCTCGTTCATCCCGTGATCGATACCGAAGTCGGCTTCAATGACATCGACAGAGCGTTGGAGCGGATGGAATCGCGCCAGATCTTCGGCAAGATCATCCTGAAGATGGACTGA